DNA from Sulfurimonas gotlandica GD1:
AGAGATTACTAGTATTATAAACCCTAAGCAGATTATGCAACTTACTAGTGGAATAGTTCAAGGTATAGGTTCAATGTTTACAAACGGTTTTGTAATTCTTTTGAGTGTTGTTTTTATGCTTTTAGAATCTGGGCATTTTGTAAGTAAGATTACCCATGCAACAAATGATAATAGAGCAATATCAAATATACAAGAGATAATTAGTAAAATAAAAAGATATATGGTCTTAAAGGCACTAATATCAATATTTACAGGTTTTGTTATATGGATTGCTCTTTTATTTGTGGGTACTGATTACGCTTTTCTTTGGGCTGTTTTAGCTTTTATGCTAAATTTTATTCCAAATATTGGTTCTATTATAGCCGCAGTTCCAGCAGTGCTACTCACCTTGATTCAATTAGGTTCTGTTAGTGCATTAATAGTAAGTGCAATATATGTTGGAGTAAATATAATTATAGGCTCTGTAATTGAGCCAAAAATTATGGGTAGAGGCTTGGGGTTATCTACATTAGTTGTATTTTTATCATTACTGTTTTGGGGATGGTTACTTGGAATAGTAGGGATGCTACTTTCAATTCCACTTACAATGATGGCTAAAATAGTTTTAGATGAAAATGAAAATACAAGATGGATAGCTGTTCTTTTGGGTACAGGAGAGAACCTTGAAGAAGTCAAGTAAGTAAAATAAAAGAGCAAAATGGATATACTTGCCCTTTAAAATTCTTCAAGGTTTATGATGTCAAATAATAATATGAAAATTAGAAAATGTCTTTTTCCAGCAGCTGGATATGGTACAAGATTTTTACCTGCAACTAAAGCTATCCCAAAAGAGATGCTGCCAG
Protein-coding regions in this window:
- a CDS encoding AI-2E family transporter, giving the protein MQDRNIGYFFIVFASVIIVLAGIKSATAIVIPFLLALFIAIILSPSYNYFNKKGLPNGLSLVLVITIFVIFLASVAKLIGTSAQEFSSNIGSYEQQLSGSFHKITEMAVSLGIELPEEEITSIINPKQIMQLTSGIVQGIGSMFTNGFVILLSVVFMLLESGHFVSKITHATNDNRAISNIQEIISKIKRYMVLKALISIFTGFVIWIALLFVGTDYAFLWAVLAFMLNFIPNIGSIIAAVPAVLLTLIQLGSVSALIVSAIYVGVNIIIGSVIEPKIMGRGLGLSTLVVFLSLLFWGWLLGIVGMLLSIPLTMMAKIVLDENENTRWIAVLLGTGENLEEVK